In Elephas maximus indicus isolate mEleMax1 chromosome 7, mEleMax1 primary haplotype, whole genome shotgun sequence, the following proteins share a genomic window:
- the LOC126079996 gene encoding olfactory receptor 52P1-like, which yields MADNATHHHISSFYLVGIPGLKDFHCWIGIPVCLLFALTLLGNSVIIVTIRLEPSLHQPMYFFLCMLAMNDMALASSAAPKMLGIFWLDAHWFDFNICLVQMFFIHTFCIIESALLVAMAFDRYVAICIPLHYTTILTTAMVIRMGLAGMTRAVLMVLPCPLLIKRLPYYIKHVINHAYCEHMAVVKLASANTLINRTYGISVALSVMILDLGLIATSYIKILQAVFRLSSQNARSKALGTCAAHICTILVSYTPALFSFLTHRIGKKVPPSVHIMFASMYLLVPPAVNPLVYGVKTKQIRYRVVAVFFFSLSQHQFLSFSLSKIEIHLYIQLNHSFFI from the coding sequence ATGGCAGACAATGCTACACATCACCACATCTCATCTTTCTACCTGGTTGGTATTCCCGGCTTGAAAGATTTTCACTGCTGGATTGGCATTCCTGTCTGTCTCCTGTTTGCCCTCACCTTGCTGGGGAACAGTGTGATCATTGTTACCATCAGGCTAGAGccaagcctccaccagcctatgtatttcttcctttgcATGCTGGCAATGAATGACATGGCTCTTGCATCTTCTGCAGCTCCCAAGATGCTTGGCATTTTCTGGTTGGATGCTCACTGGTTTGACTTTAATATCTGCCTAGTGCAAATGTTCTTCATCCACACATTTTGCATTATTGAGTCAGCCCTCCTTGTTGCCATGGCCTTTGATCGTTATGTAGCTATTTGCATCCCTTTGCATTATACAACCATCCTAACCACAGCAATGGTAATCAGGATGGGGCTAGCTGGAATGACCCGAGCTGTTCTTATGGTTTTGCCCTGTCCTCTTCTTATTAAGAGACTACCATATTATATTAAGCATGTCATCAATCATGCTTATTGTGAGCACATGGCTGTGGTGAAGTTGGCCAGTGCCAACACCCTCATTAACAGAACATATGGTATCTCCGTGGCCCTTTCAGTGATGATATTGGACTTAGGGCTTATAGCTACATCCTATATCAAAATCCTCCAGGCAGTCTTTCGTCTCTCTTCCCAGAATGCCCGCTCTAAAGCACTGGGCACTTGTGCTGCCCACATCTGCACCATACTTGTTTCCTACACACCTGCGCTGTTCAGCTTCCTAACTCACCGCATTGGCAAGAAGGTACCCCCAAGCGTCCATATAATGTTTGCAAGTATGTACCTTCTAGTGCCCCCAGCAGTCAACCCCCTGGTCTATGGTGTCAAGACCAAGCAGATTCGTTACCGAGTGGTAG